Within Kineothrix sp. MB12-C1, the genomic segment AAAGCTTTTTCTGTCTAAATTAAGACCGATATTCGCAAAGGAGGAGTTGCATGATTTCGCAAAGGACTTAACAAGATCCTCATTGCCATGACTCTGCCCATGGTAGCAATTAATCCGGTCCGCCCCATTTGTAAAGCTTCCGGTGCAATTAAAATGATAGTCATGGTAATTACCCGGATTTTCTTTTATATATTCGAGCGCTGTAATGATCTTAAAGGTAGAGCCGGGAGGATAGAGCCCTTGTGTCGTGCGGTTTAATAAAATACTATTATCTTTATCCTCGACCAGTCCATCCCACAATGCCTCAATTTCATTCGGATTAAAATCCGGTTTGGATACCATGGCCAATACCTTTCCTGTGGAAGGCTCTGTCACGATAATCGCTCCTTTATAAACCCCGAGTGCGTTATAAGCCACTTCCTGAAGCTCTACGCTTAACGTCGTATATACACTGTCCCCCGGATATTTTTCCCCGGAGACTTCATTAGCGACCTTGTCGGAAAGGGGCGCATTAGAATTAATCAAATAATAATTCCCCAAGGCTTCCACCCCTGCCCTTCCATTGGTGGAATAACCTACCGCATGAGCGAACAGATTCGTATACGGATATTCCCTCACTTCCCTGCCATCTTCCTGCGTTATTGTCTCGGCAAGAATATCTCCATCCTTTGAATAGATGGTTCCCCTCGTATTTTTGGCAATCAACATTTTCTGCCTGCTGTTATAGCTATTATTAATCAACTCCTGTTTATTGGTCACTGAATAATAACAGATATAAGACATCATACTTACGAAAAGGCCAATGAATAAAATGGTCACTGTTACAATCTGCAAATTTACTTTTTTTCTATCTTTATTTTCATTTTTATTCTTCTTCGTTCTCATCCAAATCCTCGAAATAAGTCACTTTCTGCTTTTTCTTTTTTCGCGCCTTCCGATTCTCCCTCTCCTCATCTCGCTTGATCATACATAGCCCTTCAATAATGGCAAACATAATCAATGTCGTTAAGACAGAACTTCCACCATAACTGATTAGCGGTAACGTAACGCCGGTCAACGGAATGAACTTGCTTCCTCCACCAATCGTAAGAAATACCTGAAAAATATAAGTCACTCCAAGGCCAAAAGCAATCAATTGATAAAATCGATCTTCAAGATTCATGGATATATTCATAAACATAAGAAAACAACTTATGCATATGAGAATCATACACATAGAAAATACAATACCGAGTTCTTCGGCAATTGCTGAGAAAATAAAATCAACCTCCACAAAAGGAATCGATTCCGGCGTTCCCTGAAATAATCCAAGCCCGAACCAGCCGCCGCTTCCGATAGCGAACAGCGATTGTGTAATCTGAAAACCGCCTGAGTCAATCTGACTCCACGGGTCACTCCATGCCTGCACTCTCACTTGAACATGGGTAAACACCTTATAAGCGATGAAAGCAGCACCCGCTCCCCCTATTCCTCCTGCCAAAAGATAGAGCGGATTCTTCGTCGCTACGAATACCATAAATACATATACAATAAAAAAGATAAGAGCACTCCCTAAATCTTTCGATATAACCAGCACAATTACATGAATTCCTGCCACTACGGCTGTCGTGAATACTTCAAAAAAAGAAGATGCTTCATACAATGCGCTCGCTACAAAAAATACAAAAATAATCTTCACAAATTCTGATGGCTGAAACGTCACACCACCGATAGAATACGATATCTTCGATCCGTATGTGGCCGAGCCTAAGATAAGTACTATACCGAGCGCTCCAATGCCGAACAGTGCATAGATCCATGTTAAGTTCTTCAAAAACTTCAACTTATGAACAAAAAAAGGAATGAGCATAGCAACCACAAGGGAAAATGCTACAATCATAAATTGTTTTACCGCTTTTTCATAAGAAATTCTCGTTAAAATGACAAAACCAATACTTAAAAGCATGCACATATTGTTAACGATTAATCGGTTTGCTTTCGGATAAATCAAATGAAAGAGAACGACTGTCGCAAACAATACAATCTGCTGAAAAGCATAAAAAATCAAATAACTCATCTCTCCCGTTTCGAAGCAAATAGCCATAAAACAGGAGAAGTGAATACTTAGCATCAAAAGATTCTGTCTTGTATAAATACCGCTTCGCGCTTCCTCATCCCGATACCGGAATACCGCAAAGCATTCATATGTGTATAAGGCCATCAGAAGTGCAATGACATATTTGGATAATTCCGTTATATATAATTCCATAATTCACCCGTACGCCTAAAAAGCGTAATTTTATTCTACCCCTCGATTGAAATGCCCATTTGTAAATTCCATAAAAGGAGGCTGTAATTGCCCTTTTTTCCTTCCCTTTACAAACTCTTCATAAAAAGTGAGAATATCTTTCGTCTCTTCCTTTGTTTCTGTCGTAAAATCCAAACGAAACGATGAGATTCCAAGACCTTCCAGTTTAGTAAGTCCATTGTGTAATGACATCGGCACTGAATTATAAATTATATTATAACAGTGTCTGCAGTTACAATAAACAGGAAATTCTTTACGATATCTATCCCTTAGGAAATCGGCAATATCCTCATGCGCAGTCTCCGCTCCCGCCAGTCCCTTCCTGCAGCGTCCCATCGTTTTGGTAATGCAGTTGGCAGTTATCATCATCGGAATCCTACCGTAAACAATCTGCGACAGATTTTCATTTCCCACTGTATCTATAAGCCTTGCCGTCTCTTTAAAGTTCAGTTCATAAGGAAGATATCTTTCCTGACAGACATCCATGTAAGCATCATAAGCTTCCTTATTCCAAATGTATAAGTTAGCATCTGAAACAATTCCTTTTTTCCATGAAATCTCCTGCAACCATTGAAGTTGCTCCTGATTACGGATCAATACTCCTGTAAACGGATTTTCTTGCAGCAATCTTTCCATTTGATTTAGAAATAGAGTATCGTAATCTCTTATAACATAAGGCAAAGCCAAATAAATTTCCACATCTTTTTTGAAATTTTCAAGAAGTTTTATGGAATCCTCTTCCATAAATAAGTCGGAAGAAAGATAGATTCTTGCCACTTCGCTCCCCCTTACCGCCTGAAGCTGCCCTTTATTTTGCACAAAGGCGTGCAACTTTGTTTCTGCTTTCCTATTTTCAGTTTTGGGTTGCGCTGAAGTCGTGTCCTCTTTCTCAAAGCTATCTCCGACAGCTTTGATATCCCTGATAGCTTTGATATCCTGTGTACTCTGCGGCCTATTCCTATAAGCAAGCTCATTTCTTTCTCTTATTTTCTCTTCCAGTTCCTCACAGGCTGTGCGCCTTAATTCATTAAGGGCCTTTACCGGAATAAAAATATCGGACTCCATGTCGATATCCATATGCTCAAAGAAAAAAGCTGTATTTCCGCTTTTTATGAGTTGCTTTTTAACACCATCTTCGGTTAAAGGCTGCTTTTGAGCCTTATCTACCACATTTCCATAACTAACAGCCTCTATATCTTTATAAGTAACCGTAAAACGAGCCGGTCGATTCTTGTATAACACTGCTTTCCCTATGATAGGAAGCCTGAAATCGCCTTCTAAATATTCCTGCCTGATCTCCTGCAATACAGCCTCATCCTGCCCCCGATAGCTGGGATTATCCAAAGTTATCATATCCCTGCCATTATGCTTATGATAATATCCTTCACTAATTTCGCTTCGGATATACAAACTGCGTAACTTATCCATGTCGGCTTTATCCACTTGAAATCCTTCTAAGTCTTCCGCATAATATTTATCAATATATTTACGATAAAGTGAAGTTACTCCTGCCACATACTCGGGGCTTTTCATTCTTCCTTCTATTTTAAAGGAATCAATTCCTGCTTCAATCAACTCCGGGACAAGTTCTATGCTGCACATATCTTTTGCGCTGAGGGGATACGTCTTTCCATCCTGCCTCTTTTTGCCTTCTTTTAATTCCACTTCATAGGGCAGGCGACAGGGTTGTGCGCATCTTCCTCTATTACCGCTCCTTCCCCCTAAGATACTGCTGAACAAACATTGTCCTGAATAACAATAACAGACAGCTCCATGGACAAAGGTTTCTATCTCAATGTCCACCGTATCTTTTATTTTCTTAATTTCCGCCAAAGACAGTTCCCTTGCCGGAACAATCCTTTTCGCTCCCAATTTCTTTAAATAGGAGGCACCATAGGAACCCGTCACGCTCATCTGCGTACTGATATGGAGTTCCAGATCGGGAAACCACCTTCCGATCGCATGAAAGACTCCCATATCCTGAACGATTACGGCATCCAATCCTGCAAGATAAAGAGGAGACAGATAATCATATATTTCACCGAACTCCTCTTCTTTTACTAATGTATTTAAAGTTAGATACACTTTGCTTCCATATACATGAGCATATTTTATTGCGCTGATAATATCCTCCCTGGAAAAGTTATCCGCATAAGCCCTTGCACCGAACTTATTGCCGCCTAAATAGACCGCATCCGCTCCGGCATGTATCGCGCCGAGAAAGCATTCATAATTGCCTGCCGGTGCCAATAGTTCTACTTTTTTCATCTTTATACCCCACGCTGATACATTTCTATTTGACTAGAAAAAGCTGCCTTTTCTTAAGACAGCCTGTACGCTACGGTTCTCTTTATATTACTTTTTCGCTTCCTTCAGTTCCATTTCCATACGAATCATCTTCTTGGCACTCTCATTGATTTCTGCTTGCAGACCTTTTACATTCTTCTCTGTATTTTCCAATTTCATCTGCGAAGTAATCAACTCGTGTTTCAAATCATATAGTTCCTTTTCCTTGCTCTGAATCTCTTCTTCTAAAAGGCTGATTTGCTTCTTAGCCTTAAAGTAATCGTCGGCAATGTTAAGCTGCAACAACACATTCTGGGTGTCGGAAGGCTGTCTTCTGAAGCTGTCAACTTTACCATATTCTATCATTTTATTATTAATATAGGATGCTACCCGCTGTAAATACTCTTCACTTTCATAACCGCTTAGCGTGAATACCTTGCCGCCGATAATCACTTCCGTATCCGTTTTTGTTGACATTTTCCCACCCCTTAACACCAAAATATGCCATAATGTGTTCTTAAATTACACAATATTTATTATATAGATATTAAGAGGGAATTTCAAGTCCTAAATGATGATATGCCAAATCTGTCGCCATCCGCCCTTTCGGAGTCCGATTCAAAAACCCGTTTTTCAAAAGATAAGGCTCATATACATCCTCCAACGTTCCTGCATCCTCTCCAATGGAAGCCGCAAGGGTATCCAGCCCTACGGGGCCACCCTTAAATTTATCGATAATAGTCGTCAAAATATTGCGATCGATATAATCCAATCCCATACGATCCACATCCAGAAGATCCAGTGCTGTTCTGGCAACTTCCCCGGTAATAACACCATCATATTTAATCTGTGCGAAGTCTCTCACTCTCTTTAACATTCGGTTCGCCAGACGAGGCGTTCCCCTGCTTCTCCTTGCCAGTTCCTCGGCGCCCTGCTCTTCGATTGCGACTTTTAAAATGCGTGCGGAATGGAGGATAATAAGTTTAAGCTCCTCCACCGTATAAAATTCCAGTCGGTGTATCACGCCAAAACGATCTCTCAATGGAGCGGTCAGAAGACCTGCCCTCGTAGTGGCACCTACCAAGGTAAACTGAGGCAGTTCCAAACGAATCGAACGTGCACCGGCGCCTTTTCCTATGATAATATCGATGGCATAATCTTCCATGGCCGGATAAAGCACCTCTTCCACTTGCCGGTTGAGGCGGTGTATCTCATCTATGAACAACAGATCTCCGGGTTGCAAATTGTTCAAAATAGCTG encodes:
- the ruvB gene encoding Holliday junction branch migration DNA helicase RuvB; its protein translation is MAKRMIETNLTEEDMKIEGSLRPRCLSDYIGQTKVKENLKIYIDAAKLRNDSLDHVLFYGPPGLGKTTLAGIIATEMGVNMKVTSGPAIEKPGEMAAILNNLQPGDLLFIDEIHRLNRQVEEVLYPAMEDYAIDIIIGKGAGARSIRLELPQFTLVGATTRAGLLTAPLRDRFGVIHRLEFYTVEELKLIILHSARILKVAIEEQGAEELARRSRGTPRLANRMLKRVRDFAQIKYDGVITGEVARTALDLLDVDRMGLDYIDRNILTTIIDKFKGGPVGLDTLAASIGEDAGTLEDVYEPYLLKNGFLNRTPKGRMATDLAYHHLGLEIPS
- a CDS encoding peptidase U32 family protein, with protein sequence MKKVELLAPAGNYECFLGAIHAGADAVYLGGNKFGARAYADNFSREDIISAIKYAHVYGSKVYLTLNTLVKEEEFGEIYDYLSPLYLAGLDAVIVQDMGVFHAIGRWFPDLELHISTQMSVTGSYGASYLKKLGAKRIVPARELSLAEIKKIKDTVDIEIETFVHGAVCYCYSGQCLFSSILGGRSGNRGRCAQPCRLPYEVELKEGKKRQDGKTYPLSAKDMCSIELVPELIEAGIDSFKIEGRMKSPEYVAGVTSLYRKYIDKYYAEDLEGFQVDKADMDKLRSLYIRSEISEGYYHKHNGRDMITLDNPSYRGQDEAVLQEIRQEYLEGDFRLPIIGKAVLYKNRPARFTVTYKDIEAVSYGNVVDKAQKQPLTEDGVKKQLIKSGNTAFFFEHMDIDMESDIFIPVKALNELRRTACEELEEKIRERNELAYRNRPQSTQDIKAIRDIKAVGDSFEKEDTTSAQPKTENRKAETKLHAFVQNKGQLQAVRGSEVARIYLSSDLFMEEDSIKLLENFKKDVEIYLALPYVIRDYDTLFLNQMERLLQENPFTGVLIRNQEQLQWLQEISWKKGIVSDANLYIWNKEAYDAYMDVCQERYLPYELNFKETARLIDTVGNENLSQIVYGRIPMMITANCITKTMGRCRKGLAGAETAHEDIADFLRDRYRKEFPVYCNCRHCYNIIYNSVPMSLHNGLTKLEGLGISSFRLDFTTETKEETKDILTFYEEFVKGRKKGQLQPPFMEFTNGHFNRGVE
- a CDS encoding peptidoglycan D,D-transpeptidase FtsI family protein, with product MRTKKNKNENKDRKKVNLQIVTVTILFIGLFVSMMSYICYYSVTNKQELINNSYNSRQKMLIAKNTRGTIYSKDGDILAETITQEDGREVREYPYTNLFAHAVGYSTNGRAGVEALGNYYLINSNAPLSDKVANEVSGEKYPGDSVYTTLSVELQEVAYNALGVYKGAIIVTEPSTGKVLAMVSKPDFNPNEIEALWDGLVEDKDNSILLNRTTQGLYPPGSTFKIITALEYIKENPGNYHDYHFNCTGSFTNGADRINCYHGQSHGNEDLVKSFAKSCNSSFANIGLNLDRKSFQSTLANLMFNEELPLKMNYSKSRIAVNEDSTNADMMQVAIGQGTTGMTPIHLNMITSAIANKGNVMRPYLIERVENSTGTVVKQFAPSSYRKIISEEEAAALTELMTNVVEEGTATRLKGLSYTAAGKTGSAEYNNVKEDSHAWFTGFAPAENPEICVTIIIEGAGSGGDYAVPIAKRIFDAYFGT
- the zapA gene encoding cell division protein ZapA yields the protein MSTKTDTEVIIGGKVFTLSGYESEEYLQRVASYINNKMIEYGKVDSFRRQPSDTQNVLLQLNIADDYFKAKKQISLLEEEIQSKEKELYDLKHELITSQMKLENTEKNVKGLQAEINESAKKMIRMEMELKEAKK
- a CDS encoding FtsW/RodA/SpoVE family cell cycle protein, with protein sequence MELYITELSKYVIALLMALYTYECFAVFRYRDEEARSGIYTRQNLLMLSIHFSCFMAICFETGEMSYLIFYAFQQIVLFATVVLFHLIYPKANRLIVNNMCMLLSIGFVILTRISYEKAVKQFMIVAFSLVVAMLIPFFVHKLKFLKNLTWIYALFGIGALGIVLILGSATYGSKISYSIGGVTFQPSEFVKIIFVFFVASALYEASSFFEVFTTAVVAGIHVIVLVISKDLGSALIFFIVYVFMVFVATKNPLYLLAGGIGGAGAAFIAYKVFTHVQVRVQAWSDPWSQIDSGGFQITQSLFAIGSGGWFGLGLFQGTPESIPFVEVDFIFSAIAEELGIVFSMCMILICISCFLMFMNISMNLEDRFYQLIAFGLGVTYIFQVFLTIGGGSKFIPLTGVTLPLISYGGSSVLTTLIMFAIIEGLCMIKRDEERENRKARKKKKQKVTYFEDLDENEEE